Proteins co-encoded in one Meiothermus sp. genomic window:
- the clpS gene encoding ATP-dependent Clp protease adapter ClpS — translation MSDSATKTRSQTATRTPPRYKVLLLNDDYTPMDFVVEVLMRYFKKSRLEATRIMLQVHHAGVGVAGVYPFEIAETKVNQVMAAASAEGHPLQCTMEPE, via the coding sequence GTGAGCGACAGCGCCACCAAGACCCGCAGTCAGACCGCCACCCGCACCCCACCGCGCTACAAGGTGTTGCTGCTCAACGACGACTACACCCCCATGGACTTTGTGGTGGAGGTGCTGATGCGCTATTTCAAAAAAAGCAGGCTCGAAGCCACCCGCATCATGCTGCAGGTGCACCACGCGGGGGTGGGGGTGGCCGGGGTGTATCCCTTTGAAATTGCCGAGACCAAGGTCAACCAGGTGATGGCGGCGGCCAGCGCCGAGGGCCATCCGCTGCAGTGCACCATGGAGCCCGAGTAG
- a CDS encoding RDD family protein, with protein MVRRKPTRATVRYLARRLLAGLIDLGVLAGLQFGIVRAATALFPPTHPGHHFSTEGLILFGLFSPLAWFTYAVLPLSRSGQTLGKELMGLWVVNQVGRPPSLWQAFVRESLGRWLNAMVLNLGLLLVLWDQDHQALHDMMAETFVVVLRARQGGGLLD; from the coding sequence GTGGTGAGACGCAAGCCCACCCGCGCGACCGTGCGCTACCTGGCCCGCCGCTTGCTGGCTGGTTTGATCGACTTGGGCGTGCTGGCGGGCTTGCAGTTTGGCATTGTACGGGCGGCAACCGCGCTGTTTCCGCCCACCCACCCGGGCCACCACTTTTCAACCGAGGGCCTGATTCTATTTGGCCTGTTCTCCCCGCTGGCCTGGTTTACCTACGCGGTCTTGCCGCTATCGCGCTCGGGCCAGACCCTGGGTAAGGAGCTGATGGGGCTTTGGGTGGTGAACCAGGTTGGGCGGCCCCCCAGCCTGTGGCAGGCTTTTGTGCGGGAAAGCCTGGGGCGCTGGCTGAACGCCATGGTACTGAACCTCGGCCTGCTGCTGGTGCTGTGGGATCAAGACCACCAGGCCCTGCACGACATGATGGCAGAGACTTTTGTGGTGGTGCTCCGAGCGCGACAGGGCGGTGGTTTGCTAGACTAA